The Chitinivorax sp. PXF-14 DNA window CGCGACACCATCCTGGCCGAATGGACCAAGCGCTACGACGCCAAGTCCGAGCCCAGGAAATAAGCGCCCGCCGGGCCTGGCGCCCGGCCCCTGTTTCAATGGCGGGCGCCTGCGCCCGCCCATCGCGTTTGCACCATGAACCCTAACGTTATCGAATCGCTCGACGCGCTCTCTGCGCTATACCTGGGCCAGGGCCAGTCGCGCTACGGCGGCGAGGCCGTCAGCCAGCTTGCGCATGCGCTGCAGTCGGCCCACGCGGCCGAGGCGAGCGGCGCCGCGCCGTCGCTGATCGTCGCCGCGCTGCTGCACGATGTCGGCCACCTCGTCGCCGGCCAGGGCAATCACGATGTCGCCAACGGCATCGACGATCACCATGAAGCCGTCGGCGTCAACGCCCTGCGCGCGCTGTTCGGCGACGAGGTGCTGCAGCCGATCGCGCTGCACGTGGCGGCCAAGCGCTACCTGTGTGCACTGCACCCTGATTACCTGGCGCTGCTGTCTGACGCCTCGCGCCAGTCGCTCGCCCTGCAGGGTGGGCCGATGACGGCGGACGAGGCTGCTCGCTTCAGTCTGCGGCCATATGCCGCCGAGGCCATCGGCCTGCGCCATTGCGATGACGCGGCCAAGGCGGTCGATGCGATCACGCCCCCCTTCGAACACTACCTGGCCATGGCGGCAACGCTGCTGAAACCTGCCCAATGAAAAACGATCTCGCCTTCCTGCTCTCCAAACCCCAGGCCGCGCCCGGCGCCGGGCACGATGCCGGCTACCTGCGCATCAGCGGCCTGCACAAGCGCTTCGGCCAGCACACGGTGCTGAAGGGACTCGACCTCGGCATCGGCAAGGGCGAATTCGTCTGCCTGCTCGGGCCCTCCGGCTGCGGCAAGACGACGCTGCTGCGGCAGATTGCCGGGCTCGATCAGCCCGATGCCGGCGCCATCGTCATGCAGGGCCGCGACATCACCCGGCTGCCGCCGAGCCAGCGCGACTATGGCATCGTGTTCCAGTCCTACGCGCTGTTTCCCAATCTCACCGCGGCCGAGAACATTGCCTACGGCCTGCGCGGCCGCCGCGAGGACCGTGCCCGGCGGGTGCGCGAGCTGCTCGCGCTGATCGACCTGGAAAGCATCGAACAGCGCTACCCGGCCCAACTGTCGGGCGGGCAGCAACAGCGCGTCGCACTGGCGCGGGCGCTGGCGACCTCGCCCAGCCTGCTGCTGCTCGACGAGCCGCTGTCGGCGCTCGATGCCCGGGTACGCGAGCATCTGCGCGGCGAGATCAAGTCGCTCCAGGAAAAACTCGGCATCACCACGATCATGGTCACGCATGACCAGGAAGAGGCTCTGCTGATGGCCGATCGCGTGGTGGTGATGAATGGCGGCGCGATCGAGCAGGTCGGCAGCCCGCTCGATGTCTATCGCGAGCCTGCCAGCCGCTTCGTGGCCGATTTCGTGGGCCAGGCCAACTGGCTGGCGGCCACAGTGAGCGGGCCGGGCCGCGTCAGCTTCGGCCACGAGGACATCATGGTCGCCACATTGCCGCAGCTAGCCTCGGGTTCAAAGGTCGAGCTGTTCCTGCGCCCCGAGGACGTGACGCTGCACGCCCACTGGCCGGCCACGCCCGACGCGGTGCTGGCCGACATCGTCAAGCTCGAACTGCTTGGGCCGATCTACCGCGTCCACCTCGCGGTGCCGGCCTGGGGCTCGCAGACGGTGCGCGCCGACATCACGCACGCCCAGTTGCACGGCCTCGCGTTGACGACCGAGCGGCGGGTCCCCGTGTCGCTCGATGTCGATCGGCTCAAGGTCTTTCTGCCGCAGGGGGCAGCATGTTGACCGCCCTGCACTGGCCCGCGCGCCCCCTGGCCTCGTCCAGCGAGCGCGCCGCCGGTTGCCTGGCCTGGCTGCTGCTGCTGGCCATGGTGGTGTTCATCGCGCTGCCGCTGGCCGCCATACTCGGCAAGGCGCTGACCGGCGAGCACGGCGAATTCGCGGGCGCAGGCCCGATCCTCGCGACGCTGGCGCAGCCCGGCCTCGAGCGTGTGATCTGGAACAGCCTCAAGGTGGCGCTGACGACGACCGCGCTGGTCGTGCCGCTGGCTTACCTGTTCGCCGCCGCCGTCACCCGCACCACGATGCCGCTCAAGCCGCTGTTCCGCGTCACGGCCCTGCTGCCGCTGCTGGCGCCGTCGCTGCTGCCGGGCATCTCGCTGGTCTACCTGTTCGGCAACCAGGGCATGCTCAAGACGTGGTTCCCCGATGGCGGCATCTACGGCTTCACCGGCATCGTCATGGGCGAGGCGTTCTACACCTTTCCCTACGCGGTGATGATCCTGCTGACCGCGCTGGCGGTCGGCGATGCACGGCTCTACGAAGCGGCCACCACGCTGGGCGCCGGCCGCATCCGCCAGTTCCTCACCGTCACCCTGCCCGCGACCCGCTATGGGCTGGTGTCGGCAGCGCTGGTGGTGTTCACGCTGGTCGTCACCGATTTCGGCGTGCCCAAGGTGATCGGCGGGCAGTACCCGGTGCTGGCGGTCGAGGCCTACAAGCAGGTGATCGGCCAGCAGAATTTCCCGCGGGGCGCGGTGATCGGGCTGATGCTGCTGGTGCCGGCGATCCTGTCCTTCCTGGTCGACCGCCATCTGCACCAGCGGCAGACGGCGCTCGTCACCGCCAAGGCGCAGCCCTTGCGGCCCGCCGGCGGCTGGCTGATCCGCCTGCTGGCGACGGCCTGCTGCAGCGTGCTGGCGCTGTGGCTGGTGGCGATGCTGGGGACCGCCATCGCCGCCGGGTTCATGAAGCTGTGGCCTTACAACCTGGCGCCGACACTGGCCCATTTCGACTTCGACGATGTCGATGGCGGCGGCTGGCTGGCGTTCTACAACAGCCTGAAGATGGCGCTCGGCACCGCCGTGGCGGGCAGCGTGCTGGTCTTCCTCGGCGCCTGGTGCAGCGAGAAGCTGCGCGTGGCCGGCACGGCCCGCCGCACGCTGCACGCGCTGGCGATGCTGCCGATGGCAGTGCCGGGGCTGGTGTTGGGCCTGGGCTACATCTTCTTCTTCAACCCGGCCAACAACCCGCTCCATGGCCTGTACGGCACCATGGCCATCCTGGTGTGCTGCTCGGTTGCGCATTTCTACACGACCGCCCACCTGACCGCCGTGACCGCGCTGAAGCAGCTCGACCCGGAATTCGAATCGGTCGCCGCGTCGCTGAAAGTGCCGGTGTGGCTGACGCTGTGGCGCGTCACGCTCCCGGCCTGCCTGCCGGCCATGCTGGAGATCGCGCGCTTCTTCTTCGTCTCGGCGATGACCACGGTCTCCGCCGTGATCTTTCTGTACACGCCCGACACCGCGCTGGCATCGGTCGCGGTGATGAATATGGACGACGCCGGCGACACCGCCGCGGCGGCTGCGATGGCGACGCTGATCGTTGTCTGTTCCGGCGCCGTCTGCCTGCTGCTGGCACTGGTGTCGCGCGGCATCCTGCCGCGCAGCCAGCGCTGGCGCAGCACCGAACGGCACTGAACGGCAATGGCCGGACAGGCAAACCCAACCGGGCCGCGTGCCCGGTTTTATTGAACACAAAAAGTCATCTAGATGTCAGGAGTCATCATGCGAGACCCGATTCTGCTTACACCCGGCCCCCTCACCACCACGCTGCGTACCAAGACCGCCATGCTGATCGACTGGGGCTCGTGGGACCGCTCGTTCAACGAGCTGACCGCCAGCGTCTGCGCCGACCTGCTGGCCATCGTCAATGGTGCCGCGAGCCATGTTTGCGTGCCCTTGCAGGGCTCGGGCACGTTTGCCGTCGAGGCCGCGATCGGCAACCTGGTGCCGCGCCACGGCAAGCTGCTGGTGATGGTCAACGGCGCCTACGGCAAGCGCATGGCGCAAGCGGCGGAAATCATCGGCCGCCAGGTCGTCACCTACGAAACCGCCGACGACACGCCGCCCGATCCGCGAGAACTCGCCCGCAGGCTGGCCGCCGACCCGGCCATCAGCCATGTCGGCCTGATCCACTGCGAGACCAGCACCGGCATCCTGAACCCGCTCGACCAGATTTCCGGTGTCGTCGCCGCAGCCGGGCGCGCGCTGATCGTCGATGCAATGTCCTCGTTCGGCGCGCTGCCCATCGATGTCGGCAGCCAGCCGATTGCCGCGCTGATCGCCTCCAGCAACAAGTGTCTCGAAGGCGTGCCGGGCATGGGCTTCGTCATCGCGCGCCAGGATGCCCTGCAGGCCAGCCGCGGCAACAGCCATTCGCTGGCAATGGACCTGCTCGACCAGTACGAGTACATGCAGAAATCCGGCCAGTGGCGCTACACCCCGCCCACCCATGTCGTCGCGGCCCTGCGCGCGGCGCTCGACCAGTACCGCGAAGAAGGCGGCCAGCCGGCGCGGCTGGCACGTTATGCGCACAACTGCGAGCGGCTGGTATCCGGCATGCGGCGCTACGGCTTCCGCCTGTTCCTCGATGCGGGCCTGCAGGCGCCGATCATCGTGACCTTCCACGCGCCGGCTCACCCCGACTACCAGTTCAAGCGCTTCTACGAAGCCGTGCGCGAGAAAGGCTTCGTGCTCTACCCCGGCAAGCTGACGCAGCTCGACACCTTCCGCGTCGGCTGCATCGGCGCCATTGACCACGCGGAAATCGACCAGGCTGTTTCCGCCATCGCCCAATCGCTGGTCGATCTCGGCTGGCACACCGAAAACGAGGAATGACCATGTCCAACACCTACCAACATCTCGAAGCCGTGATTTTCGACTGGGCCGGCACCATCGTCGATTTCGGCTCGTTCGCGCCGACACAGGTGCTGCTCGACGTATTCGGCAGCGTCGGTGTGCCGATCAGGCTCGAAGAAGCGCGGGTGCCGATGGGCCTCGCCAAGTGGGACCACATCCAGGCGCTGGGCCGCCTGCCCGGCGTCGCCGCGCGCTGGCGCGACAAATTCGGCGACGCGATGCGCGACGCCGACGTGGACCGGCTCTACCGGCAGTTCATGCCGCTGCAGGTGGCGCGCGTCGGCGCCTATTCGCAACTGATCCCGGGCGCGCTCGATGCCGTGGCAACGCTGCGCGGACGTGGCCTGAAGATCGGCTCCTGCTCGGGCTACCCGCGTGTGGTCATGGATGCCTTGCTGCCGCTGGCCGCCGCCGCGGGCTACACACCCGACCACACGGTCGCGACCGACGACCTCAGTCCCGGCGGCCGGCCCGGCCCGTGGATGGCGCTGGCCAACGTGATCGAGCTCGGCGTGCGCGACGTGCGCCATTGCGTGAAGGTGGACGACACCGTGCCGGGTATCGAAGAAGGCCTGCGCGCCGGCATGTGGACCGTGGGCCTGGCCGCCAGCGGCAACGCGGTCGGCCTGAGCGCGGCGCAGTGGCAAGCGCTCGACGACACGGCGCGCGAGCAGCACCGCGCCCCGGCCGTGGCCGAGTTGCAGGCGGCGGGCGCGCACTATGTGATCGATACCGTCGGCGAGCTGCCGGCCATCCTCGATCTGATCGAAGCCCGGCTGCAACGCGGCGAACAACCCTAGGCCAGCGACATGAGCGACACCTTCCGCCCCTTCTGGCTCGCCCAGGCGCTCGCGCTCGACGACGCACCGCCGGCCCCGCCGGCAACCGGCCCGCTCGATGTCGACGTGTGCATCGTCGGCGGCGGCTACACCGGGCTGTGGACCGCCATCCAGGCCAAACAGGCGCGGCCGGACTGGCGTATCGCCGTGATCGAGCGCGACATCTGCGGGGCCGGCGCCTCCGGCCGCAACGGCGGCTGCATGCTGACCTGGTCGACCAAGTTCCTGTCGCTCCTGGCGCTGTTCGGCGAGAGCGAGGCCGTCAGGCTGGTGCGGGCATCCGAACAGGCGGTCGGCGACATGGCCGACTTTTGCCAGCGCCATGGCATCGACGCGGAGATCCGCCTCGGCGGCGCCGTTTACGCCGCCAGCAACGCTGCCCAGACCGGCGCGCTCGACCGGGTGTTTTCAGCGCTGTCGCAGCATGGCATCAATCGCTGGCGCGCCCTGACATCGGCCGAATGCCTGCGCCAGAGCGGCTCGGCGCGGCTCTCTGGCGGCGCGGCGAGCGATGCCGCCGGCACGCTGCAGCCGGCCCGGCTTGTGCGCGGGCTGCGCCGGGTGGCGCAGCAGCTCGGCATCGGGATTTACGAACACACGCCGATGCTGACGCTGCAAGCGGGCCAGCCCAGCCTCGTCACCACGCCACAGGCCCGCATCGAGGCCAGGCAGGTCGTGCTGGCCATCAATGCGAGCATGGCCACCGCCTTTCCGCAGTTCGCGCGCAGCATCGTGCTGGTGTCGTCCGACATGGTCGTCACCGCCCCGCAGCCAGCCGTGATCGAGGCGCTGGGCCTGGGCCGCGGGCAGGCGGTATGCGACCTGCGCACCTTCGTCCATTACTGGCGCAGCACGCCGGACGGCAGGCTGATGCTCGGCAAGGGCGGCAACGACATCCCCTTCGGCAACCGCCTGCGCCCGGGTTTCGACCAGCCTAGCCGCCACAGGGGGCAACTGGCGCGCGCGCTGCGGCACTTCTTCCCAGCCCTGTCCGATACGCCGATCGATGCGAGCTGGAATGGCGCGTCGGACCGCTCCGCCACCGGCTTCCCGTTCTTTGGCCGGCTTACGGGCCCGGGGCAGGTGCATTACGGCTTTGGCTATTCAGGCAACGGCGTGGTGCAGAGCTACCTCGGCGGCCAGATACTGAGCTCGCTGCTGCTCGGACGGGACGATGCCTGGACGCGCTCCGGGCTGGCCCGCGGGCCGCTCGCCCTGTTCCCGCCCGAGCCGCTGCGCTGGTGCGGCGCGACGCTGGTGCGCAACGCCATCCGGCGCAAGGAGATCGCCGAGGATGAAGGCCGCCCACCCGCCCGGCTCGACCGCTACCTGTCGCGCTATGCGAGCATGGCGGCCAAGGCTGATTAGCTGGGCCGTAGGCCATGCGGCCATGGGTCGCTTGCGCAAGCAGCCCATGGCCGCGCGGCGGTCAAACCTTTTTCAGGAATTCCGATTTCAGCTGCATAGCGCCCACGCCGTCGATCTTGCAATCGATATTGTGGTCGCCTTCGACGATGCGGATGCTCTTTACCTTGGTGCCAACCTTGATGACGAGCGACGAGCCCTTTACCTTCAGGTCCTTGATCACCGTCACGCTGTCGCCATCCTGGAGCGGCGTGCCGTTGGCGTCGAGCACCACCTTGGCCGTCTCCGTGGCTTCGGGCTCGGCCTGCTTGCCCCATTCGTGGGCGCATTCCGGGCAGATGTACAGGCTGCCGTCTTCATAGGTGTATTCGGAGCCACACTGGGGGCACGGGGGGAGACCGCTCATGGATTGCCTTCTTCTGTTGCTGGTTGTAACGATGGCGCGCGAATGCCGCACGCCCTTTCCTGCCGCTTGTATCCTGGTCGGGCCACGTTGGCCCGGCCGCACTGCCTGCGCCGGCAAGCCGGGCCAGATGCGGGATCCGGCCCTCATGCTGCCTAGCGGGCCGGCCATGCCAGGTCGCAGCAAGCACATCCAATTATAATATGATTAACATATCGGTATCGAGCGCACAGCGCCGATCTGGCACGGTGCCGTCAATCAAGCCACCGTTTCAGCCTTGAAGCGGCCTGTCATCGAGCGGCAGCGGCTCGCACGGCGTCACACATAGCCGAGCCCGATCCCGTGCAGCACGGCGCGGACGCGTTCGCGCATGCTGAGCTTGGAGAGGACGCTGGGGCCGTGTTCTCGATCGTGCCTTCGCTCGGGCCCAGCGCCTCGGCAATCTCCCGATTGTTGAAGCCACCCGCCACCATGCGCAGGATCTCGATTTCCCGGTTGGTCAGCGGGTCGGGCAGCGTCAGACTCGGGAAACGCGTTTCCGCATGCCGCAGCTCCTGCACGGCGCGCTCCGTGATGGCGGTGCGGAATAGCGTCTGGCCAGCGGCAACGCTGCGAATGCCATCGGCCAGGTGTTCGAGCGAGATGTCCTTGAGCAGGAAGCCCTTGGCGCCATGGCGGATGCCGTCGAGCCATGCATCGGCGGCGGCAGCCGGCCCATGTCATGCCGCGCCCGTAGCACCTCGATGCCTGAGCTCCGCGGCATCCGAATATCGAGCAGCACGACACCGGCCTGCACCTCAGCGATCGTGGCCAGCGCCTGTTCGCCGTCGGTGGCCCCGGCGACGACGCGGATGTCGTCGGTCAGGTTAAGCAGGCAGCGGATGCCGCTGCGAATCAGGGTCTGATCATCGATCAGCACGATCGCTAATCATGCCTATCCCTTCTGGCCGGGTAAGCGGATGTCGATGCTGCGAGAGTCCGGGGCCGCGGCGACACGTATCTCGTCGCCCAATTCACCAGTTCGTCACTGTTGCCGGGTAGCACCGCGCGGGGTACTGCTCAGGCCCCGCCGGCCTGCTCGCCACCGCCATAGCTCACGCCGTGCCGCGCGAGATAGTCACGGATCAGCTGGCGCACCACTTGCGACGGCGTCAGGTCCTGGGCCAGGCAAAGCTGCTCGAATGCCCGCTTCTTTTCCGGATCGATCAGGACGGTCAAACGCGCGGTCTTGCTTTCCATGAGGTATCTCGAATCTTGAAAACAGCCCGCATGATAATTAAATCGTCCTGCATCCGCAGCTGTTTGTGCCTGGCTGACAGATCGTGCCCGATTGCCTAAATTGAAGGCTGGAGCACACAGCATGAGGAGCCAAGCAATGGCAGTCTATCAACAGAGCTACCCGAACTCTTGCGGGGCGTCGTGCCTGCTGTGCGCGGCATTCGAGCTCGGGGTGCCCACCATTCCTCAGAATCCGGCCTACCTGCTGCTGGCGGCGGCAGCAACGCCGCTCGCGCTGACCCAGGCCTGCGAGACCCAGCTCTATCAGGTGACCAGCAACAACCCGGGCAATATCAACCCGGCCGGCTGGGGCTACAGCATGCCGTCTGACATCGTGGCCTGTGCGAGATTCCTGGGCCTCAAGGCATGGGCGGTGGCCTACGGCACCTGGAGCGTCACCGGGCTGAAGATCGGCTACAGCGACGAACTGGCCGCGTTGCGCGCCATGAATGCGCTGCACGAGCCCGGTGGCAGCAAATCGTTTTACAAGCCGCTCGGCCATCAGCGGGAACTCAAGATCCTGCTTGGTAGAGGCCGCCACAATTTCGGCGGCCTGCACTATGTGATGGTGCGCCCCGACGGCACGGTGATGGAGCCCGGGGCCGGCGCGAATTACCCGGATGTCGCCCAGGCAAAAACCGCAGTCAGCATGCATGGAACGGGTCTCTCCGTCTTCGTGCAGGCCTGAGCTCGAGCCACTGCGCCCATGGCCGCTGCGCGGGCGATCTGTCGCTGCTGGCGCGACGGGCATCAAGGCCTTCCAGCCGGCCTGCCGATTCCGGCGTGATGGCGCCAAACTCATGTAAAATGGCGGGTTTTACGCATCCAGTAGCTCGCATGTCGACAGATATCATTGCGCGGGAAGTTGCCCGACGCCGCACCTTCGCCATCATCTCCCACCCCGATGCCGGTAAGACGACGCTGACCGAGAAGCTGTTGCTGTTCTCGGGCGCGATCCAGCTGGCGGGCACGGTCAAAGGCAAGAAGACCGGCAAGTTCGCCACCTCGGACTGGATGGAAATCGAAAAGCAGCGCGGTATTTCCGTCGCGAGTTCGGTGATGCAGTTCGACTACCGCGAGCACGTGATCAACCTGCTCGACACCCCGGGTCACCAGGATTTCTCGGAAGATACCTACCGCGTGCTGACTGCGGTCGATTCGGCGCTGATGGTGATCGACGCGGCCAAGGGCGTGGAGGAGCAGACCATCAAGCTGCTCAATGTATGCCGCCTGCGCAATACGCCCATCGTCACCTTCATGAACAAGTATGACCGCGAGGTGCGCGATTCGCTCGAACTGCTCGACGAGGTCGAGAGCATCCTCAAGATCCAGTGCGCGCCGATCACCTGGCCGATCGGCATGGGCAAGACCTTCCGCGGCGTGTATCACCTGCTCAACGACACGATCATGTTGTTCGAGCCGGGCAAGGACAACGCCAGCCAGCAGGTCAGCGAAGTCATCAAGGGCATCGACAACCCGCGCCTCGACGAGCTGTTCCCACTCGAGATGGAACACCTGCGCATGGAGATCGAGCTGGTCAAGGGCGCGTCCCACCCGTTCGACCTCGATGCCTTCCTGGCCGGCACGCTGACGCCTGTATTCTTCGGCTCGGCTATCAACAACTTCGGCGTGCGCGAGATTCTCAACGCCCTGGTCGAATGGGCGCCGGCCCCCGGTGCGCGTGACGCCACGGTGCGCGACGTAGCGCCGGACGAAGCGCCGTTCTCGGGTTTCGTGTTCAAGATCCAGGCCAATATGGACCCGAAGCACCGCGACCGCATCGCCTTTCTGCGCGTGTGCTCGGGCAAGTTCGAGCGCGGCATGAAGATGAAGCACCTGCGCCTGAACCGCGATATCGCGGCATCGAGCGTGGTGACCTTCATGGCATCGAGCCGCGAGCAGGTCGAAGAGGCCTACGCCGGCGACATCATCGGCATTCCCAACCACGGCAATATCCAGATCGGCGACAGCTTCACTGAAGGCGAGGCGCTCAGCTTTACCGGCATCCCCTTCTTCGCTCCCGAGTTGTTCCGCAGCGTTCGCATCAAGAACCCGCTCAAGATCAAGCAATTGCACAAGGGTCTTCAGCAATTGGGTGAAGAAGGCGCGGTACAGGTCTTCCGTCCGGCTTCGGGCGGGGACCTGATCCTCGGCGCCGTCGGCGTGCTGCAGTTCGAAGTCGTCGCCTCGCGCCTGCAGGCCGAATACGGCGTCGATGCTGTGTTCGACAGCGCCTCGATTCATACCGCGCGCTGGGTCAGCTGCGAAGACTCGCGCATGCTGGACGACTTCGAGAAGAATCTGGCGATGAACGTGGCCCGCGATGCGGCGGATAACCTGACCTACCTCGCGACGTCGCGGGTCAACCTGGCGCTGATCCAGGAGCGCTGGCCCAAGATCCAGTTCCATGCGACACGCGAGCACGCCGCCAAGCTCAACTAAGGCGGGTGCGTTCAAGCGCATCGAAAAGGGCCGCATCAGCGGCCCTTTTTCTTGCTGCAGCGTGGAGCCTTACTGCTGCGACATGCGCTCGATCACCTTGATGATCGCGGACGAGTCGAGCTCACCCTCCCCCAGTCCCAGCAAGCCATTGATCAGTTGTGTAGTCTGGCTGCTGATCGGCAGCGACAAACCGAGCTGCCGCGCTGTGTCGAGCACGATGTGCATGTCCTTCTGGTGCAGGCGGCTCTTGAAGCCCGGCTTGAAATCGTGGTCGAGCATGCGCTTGCCGTGCACCTCGAGGATTTTGCTGCCGGCGAAGCCGCCCATCAATGCCTCCCGCACCTTGGCGGCATCGACATCGTTGCGGCGGGCAAAGGTGATTGCCTCGGCCACCGCAGCGATCGTGCCGGCCACGACGATCTGATTGCAGGCCTTGGCTACCTGCCCCGCCCCGCTCTCGCCGACATGGACGATATTCTTGCCGAGCACGTCGAGCAGCGGCTTGGCCCGTTCAAACGCCGCCTGCGGGCCGCCGACCATGATCGACAAGGTGCCGGCGATCGCACCGGCTTCGCCCCCCGACACGGGGGCATCGAGCAGCGTGATGTCTTTCTCGGCCAGACGCAGCGCCATCTGGCGTGTCTGCACCGGCAAGATGGTACTCATGTCGATGACGATCTGGCCCTGCCGCGCTGATTCGGCAATGCCGCCCTTGCCGAGCAGGACCTGCTCGACATCTGGGGTATCCGACACATTGAGGAAAATGATGTCGGCGACGGCCGCCAGCGCCTTGGGACTATCGTAGGCCACGGCGCCGGCATCGGTCAGCGGCTGGGTTGACTCGGTACGACGGGCATAGACATGCAGGGAATAGCCTGCCTTGATCAGATTGAGCGCGGTGGGGCGCCCCATGATGCCGAGCCCGATATAGCCGACTTGAGGTAGGGTCATGTTTGATCCTTGGTATTGCTGTCAGTGGAAGGAGTGTCCGGGAGCGACAGCACCGGCGCGGGGCCGGCGCCACCATTCTCGAGAAAATAGATGAAAGCGAGCAACTCGGCCACCGCGCGATACAGCTCGGGCGGAATATGCTGGTCGAGGTCGACCTGCATCAGCAAGGACACCAGCTCCGGGGATTCATGCACGAATACGCCGGCCTCGCGCGCGCGCTCGATGATCATCTCGGCCAGCAGCCCCCGCCCCTTGGCGACGACGCGCGGGGCTGTCGAGCCGGCCTGGTAGGCCATGGCGACGGACATCTGGCGCTGTTTCTGCGGGTCCATGCTCAACTGCCCGCCGTGTCGACCACGCTACCGCTCAGCTTGAGGCCGGCGGCCTGCAGTTGGGTGTCGAGCTTGCCGACGTGGCTGCGGATCTGCTCGGCCGTACCTTGCCGTGCCACCTGGAAATTGACCGAGACGGACTGCCCATGCAGGCTGACCCCCACCACGACATCACCGAGGTGGGGCATCGATAGCTTGAGCCGCGAATACCATACGCGTTCACCATCGGCGTTACCGCCCTCGCCTGGCTGTGTTGGCTGCTCCTCGACCAACCACTCCATCGGCTGGTTTGGCCAGGCCTGCCCCTGCCACAGCACCTGGCGCGTATCGAGGATGTCCAGCTGCTGCTGCACGATGTGGCGGAGCTGCGGCGCAAGATCAGCGGCATTCAGGCCGGGGGCCGGCTCCTTTTGCGCATGAACAGCGTCCGGCAACAACAGGGTGGCGGAACGCACACTGCCTGTTTGTGCCGATTCAGTTGCGCCTGCCGCTGCGCGGGCAGGTTCTGCCGTACTCGATGCTTTATCTGCTCCGGCGACTTGCGCCGTCGTCGAGGCGGTGGAAGGCGGGGCTTCCTGCCTGGCTTGCGGCTCGGCCTGCAGCGCCTGCAAGGTGCGCTGCCCGGTAACCCATTCCGCCTGATGTGATTCGTAAAAGAACCCGCTCTTGGCCAATTCCTCGTGCAGGCTGTCGGCCAGCTTGCCCGTGTCGGGTGCTGCCGCATCGATCAATGGTTGACTGGAAACCGCGGCAGGTGAGCCGCCCTTCTCTGCCACGCTGTTGATCAGCGAACCGAGAAATTTTGCCGTATCGCTGAATTTGACTTCGGGTTGCGCGTTGCCGAGCAAGGTCGCCAGGTCCTTGGTCAGCGCGAAGGTCGGACGAGGGTCGCCCTGGATGAAGGTCAGATCCAGGGTCTCGCCGGCCTGCGTGTTGGCCGGCAGATTCATGTCCAATACCTGGTTCTTGATCAATACCTCGAACCGGCCATTGGGCAGGCTCGCCATC harbors:
- a CDS encoding ribbon-helix-helix protein, CopG family; the encoded protein is MESKTARLTVLIDPEKKRAFEQLCLAQDLTPSQVVRQLIRDYLARHGVSYGGGEQAGGA
- a CDS encoding peptide chain release factor 3, translating into MSTDIIAREVARRRTFAIISHPDAGKTTLTEKLLLFSGAIQLAGTVKGKKTGKFATSDWMEIEKQRGISVASSVMQFDYREHVINLLDTPGHQDFSEDTYRVLTAVDSALMVIDAAKGVEEQTIKLLNVCRLRNTPIVTFMNKYDREVRDSLELLDEVESILKIQCAPITWPIGMGKTFRGVYHLLNDTIMLFEPGKDNASQQVSEVIKGIDNPRLDELFPLEMEHLRMEIELVKGASHPFDLDAFLAGTLTPVFFGSAINNFGVREILNALVEWAPAPGARDATVRDVAPDEAPFSGFVFKIQANMDPKHRDRIAFLRVCSGKFERGMKMKHLRLNRDIAASSVVTFMASSREQVEEAYAGDIIGIPNHGNIQIGDSFTEGEALSFTGIPFFAPELFRSVRIKNPLKIKQLHKGLQQLGEEGAVQVFRPASGGDLILGAVGVLQFEVVASRLQAEYGVDAVFDSASIHTARWVSCEDSRMLDDFEKNLAMNVARDAADNLTYLATSRVNLALIQERWPKIQFHATREHAAKLN
- a CDS encoding flagellar hook-length control protein FliK; this translates as MIHNDGLSQLNLLVKRYTPTVVESAQDKPADGETSRFSPGERLPAFVMASLPNGRFEVLIKNQVLDMNLPANTQAGETLDLTFIQGDPRPTFALTKDLATLLGNAQPEVKFSDTAKFLGSLINSVAEKGGSPAAVSSQPLIDAAAPDTGKLADSLHEELAKSGFFYESHQAEWVTGQRTLQALQAEPQARQEAPPSTASTTAQVAGADKASSTAEPARAAAGATESAQTGSVRSATLLLPDAVHAQKEPAPGLNAADLAPQLRHIVQQQLDILDTRQVLWQGQAWPNQPMEWLVEEQPTQPGEGGNADGERVWYSRLKLSMPHLGDVVVGVSLHGQSVSVNFQVARQGTAEQIRSHVGKLDTQLQAAGLKLSGSVVDTAGS
- a CDS encoding 2-hydroxy-3-oxopropionate reductase codes for the protein MTLPQVGYIGLGIMGRPTALNLIKAGYSLHVYARRTESTQPLTDAGAVAYDSPKALAAVADIIFLNVSDTPDVEQVLLGKGGIAESARQGQIVIDMSTILPVQTRQMALRLAEKDITLLDAPVSGGEAGAIAGTLSIMVGGPQAAFERAKPLLDVLGKNIVHVGESGAGQVAKACNQIVVAGTIAAVAEAITFARRNDVDAAKVREALMGGFAGSKILEVHGKRMLDHDFKPGFKSRLHQKDMHIVLDTARQLGLSLPISSQTTQLINGLLGLGEGELDSSAIIKVIERMSQQ
- a CDS encoding zinc ribbon domain-containing protein YjdM, which translates into the protein MSGLPPCPQCGSEYTYEDGSLYICPECAHEWGKQAEPEATETAKVVLDANGTPLQDGDSVTVIKDLKVKGSSLVIKVGTKVKSIRIVEGDHNIDCKIDGVGAMQLKSEFLKKV
- a CDS encoding EscU/YscU/HrcU family type III secretion system export apparatus switch protein, which encodes MDPQKQRQMSVAMAYQAGSTAPRVVAKGRGLLAEMIIERAREAGVFVHESPELVSLLMQVDLDQHIPPELYRAVAELLAFIYFLENGGAGPAPVLSLPDTPSTDSNTKDQT